The following is a genomic window from Aphis gossypii isolate Hap1 chromosome X, ASM2018417v2, whole genome shotgun sequence.
ttttttttgaactgttgataaaatttttttgccggagtcaaaatatttgaaaaattaatacaaatttcctcataagttattcttatagcgataaaaaaattataagaatacatagtcacaattgttttttattagcatttgaagttcaaatattgacaaaaattcgtcaaaatcatgaatatttgcaaattattttgtagttcaaaattcataaaattgtttatatttatatctaacgttaaatattctagactgacaaatcatttctgttcagaatcgtttttcgtataaaatgatacctatcattgcattcaaattcaACCTatcctagtccgaggtccaccccaccccctaatgtacaacagagcggtacccacttgccgacttttttaattttaaatatctatagataatacattaaattttataaaatgtataatgtacctatttgaaattttgatacctaattatttatttaagttaaagatttaaaataaccatataaattgtatcaGAAACCatccttttttaaaaaaaagattgaaaCAAACTTTCTAGTACAAAAAGTGACTaagtaagttttttaaaaaaatacctattgatAAACCAAAcactaaatcaaaatattattattattataattatttgttatcatcATCATACTTTGagcgttattaatatttttatgattttataattaatagtaataatatataaaattaaattacctaccCATTCGTATGTGCTTAGCTGGTTCGTACACCAACCACTCATATACTTCGTCAGAAATAACTAGCACATTATGTTTTTTGGCTAAATTTGCAATCATCGTTAATTCATCGTAATCAAATACTTTTCCCAACGGATTATGCGGTGTATTAATGATGATGAGTTTGGTTTTAGAGTTGAATAATGATGCCAGTTCTTCAGGGTCAAGCTTCCAATCGTTTGCTTTCGGTAACGATGCATTCGGCTTTGTCtttacaaataacataaaaaaatacagattaattattgtgaataatctatattaatattgttctgtttttgttatattcaCATTTCTTAACGGTATAAATCTAGGAACTCCTCCAGCAGTACGCACTATGGGTTCATAACAATCATAAAATGGTTCAATGATAATTGCTTCATCACCCTCCTCTATATTACTCTGTATGGCACAATAGAGCGCTTCATATGCTCCAACGGTcactaatatttcatttacggGATCAATTTTTCGGTTAATCAATTGTGAATATAAGTTAGATAAAGCTCTTACTAAACGCATGTGtccctaaaattataaatcaatttttttttttttaaggataatacgtatattatggtattattgttatttttctataaaactataatattacaaatccaCGTGTGTATTGGTTGAAATATGAATTCTTTTCAGTAGCTACTTCAGATaggaaatttgaaaaaattgacgGTGGATCATAATCCGGAAATCCTTGTcccaaatttaaacattttgtagttACAGCTAACTGGCTAAATTCAatcctttaaaaataaactatttgattattttttctttacattCATTAATAGTACTGTTGACATTTGAAAAGTTGGTATAATTCTTCAAAGAtgagcaaaataatatattcaaaaaaaatatggagtAAAAGTTAtcgagaaaaatattaactgaacttatttaaaaataaattaatacaattatttatttatatttggaatacacatttttttgattgacttttatttttttattatattttattttaaaattgctttCTATAGTTCCTACACTATTTCTGATTATTACTCACTAACTGCAAAGTAGTGTAGAGGTTTCCAAACGGAGGTTTTCGTTCAAACAATGTTTCCCactttggaaattttttaaattttaaagatccacaataatatcaatgacCTTTTTTAacacatgtttaaaaaatcgtatcatttaaaaatgtaacgtgaccaaataaaaaatgtaatcacgACCCACAGTTTGGGAACTATTAGTGTAGTAGTTTAGAGAATAATACTTttgtattaactaaataattaaaccaaGGTTAGGTTATGCTAAatctatatttacaatatttaaacaaaacaataactaattaattagttttaactattgttataatatatattgtttatatagatatatataaacatgacttttaagttttatttcgattatttttcaaattactaaactataaaaaaacaaagttattataatggatTATTTAACTAgttaagttttcaaaataattagaaaattgatcaataaaaagaaatttaatttatcttttactttataattggTTAATGCCCacctttatttatttcatatattatatctttctaattgcatataaatgtagtctataatactattagctgtaaaatttttaaaacgtataataagaaaaaagtagatataatagacttctatattattatttattattattattcttatcgtAAACTAGCAACAAACACTTACCATACATTGTATACACCTGGTTCATGGCGAGAAGGTAACTTGAATTTGTCCATTATTTTTGAAGTCATATTAACTGATGTCGATAGtcttttctttaataaacaatttgtaaTGGTTGGGAAAATATGAGAtcttatacctaaaataatcctttaaacaaaatataaacttaaaatattttttcaataaaacaatgtaaaataaaacatttatcaaccaataaattccatttaaatttgcataactattatttttaacagtgaAGAGTTCttgtataatttcattacttttacaaatgaaattctaattattgtttttgtcatCTTCAACAGAATAATTTAATGGAAATGAtgacttataattattgaataataatttttatttgattataacatGACATCGTCATTATCTTGAATATAGTCTGattcaaattatcaaatatcaatttcagtgataattaaaaatgtttctagtatgttcacaataatataataaaaaatatattatatggatgaCAAAAAATCTCGAAAAACCTTAATACTCTTAGAAATATTCAAGAAAAGTCCTTATccaattagtttttgaaaatattgtatcgaataatacccatattatatttaaattttgcttCTTGGTATGAATTATGgtttaacgtataatattgtttatctcagataaatattggaaattgtaaacattacattttataaaatagttaagagttaaataatttaaagaactTACATACTGTACCACAGTACAACAAACTACACTCTGCTACAGTCTGCTACTAGCGTGATTTATGTTCgaacatacctataatataatattatataggtggcTAGATACGTATACGATTGGAACATTTCATAGCAACATGATAAACTGTTACGAATTAATGACCCAAAAAGATAAAgcgtaatgtatatattattatcaatgaataacaaaaaatcaattacgAGTAGCATTGGTTACATAAACGCAGTTGTTTACAATTATGTATGGTTGTGGAAAATCATATCGCTGATATCCATTAATACCAAAATAGTTGTGACTTAtggacaataaaattattattataataattagatacctaATATCTGAATTGTTGACTAGGCATATTGATTTATTCAgttattctgtataatatacaattaaaaattgtaattacattaataagtgtaataatattttcgatttaaatgatacaataagctaaatggttataaaaataattattagataatttttacaaatatgaaattatactataacgtttaatattaatttgtaaacacaaataaacataatattcttatgagtatttatttcaaagctttatacatacatctaaatatgatttaaatatttaattatttaaatttcgacatatttttattttgaaataaatcaatttttatattctttatgttttataacccTCATAagtaaaacatgtataatgatttctttcgtgaaatatttacattaataatatcttttatacatatataaatagtaaccTCCCTTCATTAACGAATTCTGCGTACATTACTGACCAAtatgttagtttattttcGACAAAAATAAAGCATTTGTTTATGCATAAATCCTGTCTAAaactatctaataatattatttatacttatatttcatttttttaattaattaattaagatattatgtgatataattaaacaaactaGGTCATTTAACatcagaaaaataatgtatagctacttatgtattatagaCTATTATTGTGGTTAAGAATTTCAAAGTaggtaatgaataatgataacagCTGTTGCAGGCATTACGTGTAATTGTTTCAATCGTTTCATTGTCATGTTTGGTATATTCGTACACATGTCGTTTTAAACTTCttcgtttgaaatttaaatcaatttgttCTGAAATAGGATAGGTTAGGATAGGTATTAACTTGTCGGTAGATATGTACTACGTGGTCAATAAAGCAATAAAGTCGTATTGATTGAACATAATTGACAATATCATTATCAAATAAGTACATTTGGAAATCcttctaaattaatttccaaACATCCAAAATGTCACTACATAGATAACAAATTCGATGTTACTTACCTGcacattaaatacttattgtttaatacctaaatataccGCATGGTTTTATCAAATTGTCAGCTTGTTACTTAAATGTGTAccttgaaatttattttcagaaagGATAAAATCGGACTGGCAAGGACTTACTGCATTATACTAGCTGTGTGACTTTaactcaatatattattgtggtgACTTACCAGATAAGAAATATtccattttctattaattttaaactatacctgtaacttttactaaaattgatttacttttcttcaaataatttctttatttgatcataaatcaaatatatatatatgtattgagCATTTATTCAGTGTCAACCCCTCTAAAGTCCCCGTCAAGTGGCGCTAATGGGGTGTAGGTGCATATGgtaaatataatgcaatatcGTACGTGTGgtggtttttttattgtcattattatttttcgcaTGAACGGTAGCTTTTATCGTATTGGTGTACACTACACTGAAatgatacacaataataatattatatacgcgtcTATGTTTGTAAAAGGTGTGTATACCTCGTGTATAGTTTtacgtattgtttttttttctcataggTAACTGTCACCGaacgaaaaatgtattatacgtcTCGACTTTCggtgaaaaataaacacatgaaATTCATATTCATTATGCCCAACCTATTTCAAATGGAAACTTTGGTATTTTCTGAAAACGGATCCgggtatgtttattttttgaaacgtTTTGGCCGTCAAACCACGTATTAGTACGAATAAGCTACCATTAGTAGTTTCCTGCAGATAAACAAACAACAACGGCAGTCTATGGGGATCAATTAGTTAGGTaacgataattataaaaaaaaaaatgcaacgAGTATTTGACTAATATGTATAGCAGGTATGGACACTTaacttttgattaaatttttgaaatgcaTTGATTAATTTACCTACTATACATTGAGTACTGAGtagctataatatactatattattttaagcatgtatttttttaaaaaaatttaataataggtacttatgaaattaagataaaattggaatgtatacaattttaataccacCGAAACGGTACCTTTAATGTACTGTATTatagaatacaaataaatataatttttaaataaaataatgtacctataatatattattattacagcatacaattattataaagttaattttcattgcatttttaaaagttcaaaatttgaGTTTATGATTAAGTgcctatgattatatttttatttattttttgagtataatacacattacttTGTGTGTAATGTGCATCTAagtaaaattgtacaattttttaaaaatatttagagtaCCTAACTATAATACCAATTAcctttaatatgattataactcACTCTGTTTCTACATGTGAGACATATTATCATCTAATAGACATGGcaattgtgtttaattttaaagccaactttaaaatttcaaagatATACAAGAAAAATTAGATTACTTCTTGATAAAATTGCCACACTAGTTAAGTTAAGTCATTTATTTCTcaacaaaacattttcaatttaacgttattgtatgtatatattatgtaaattgtatggtgtttatagtcatatagataaaagtattttgacatatttagttttaaacatttataagttaGAACATTTCGGTATGAACACTctggttattaaatatttttaatgttcattgtcgaatataataaaaaattattaaaaagatgCAATGTATGCCTAGGcgcaagtatatattatgtaaaatgaaaatgtaataaaatatatgtatagtatggtGAATTGTATTAGAAcacatataattcaaaatgacGTTTTTCGAtccctaatttatttttaacaatgcaCGTGTAAGTTCCATTATGTATCCAGTCAACAGAGTGAATTTTAAGTATCTGTTTATTTTCTAAGTATTCTGTATCTTTTAAAGTCCATTGAGTTATAGGCAATGATGATTCAAGTTTTCTCCATAACACCTGAAAACACAAACAAAACGTATTTGAAATAACAAcactatgatataatattaataatatttatctttttataatcttatctATAACTCATTTTAGATTATGTTAATGAACggtttaaattcttaataagTGTTCAATAGTTCATTTATATTCTCtcttttattctaaaatgcaCTATTTGtacagattgtaaatatttataataatgacaataaaggctaaacaatttatatagcattacctgtatattattattgtaatacctataattttattatgcatttacattATACTCAATATATACTACTGTACAAGTATGTCtctaattagtatttattaaaagttatttttgtacGATGATGCTTACTTTTGGTTTTGGAAATCCTTTTGCTTTGCAGTCAAACACAACCGTTTCGTTTCTACCGATCATCATTGTCTCCGGTTGGTATTTTACGAAATAAGGAGCGAACGCAACTTGTAAATGAAATGAATACGTTTCATTGTTACTCATACACGTGTATACACCACCATCTAATTCGTCCAGTTCGTAGATTTttaatgaactttttttttgtctgaaatGTTGTTCATCTGCTCTTTTGTAAACTAAATCATTGATGTTAACACCGtcctacaataaattaaacacacattcatacaaatagtaatatgtaatgtattatgtatttaaatcaaaatcacCACTGACGTtattgtgatatattattttgattttctataaaactttaataatcaaGTTATAGTGataaatggtaattattattacaatgattttacatttaattaggtattattatgcGGTTTTCtctaactataataactttgaatgtttatacatttacctTTTATACTCGGTttgacgtatattatataagtactatgaagaaaatatgatttttttttttaatattataaaatgtaatattttaatatttatggctTGATGATAAAAAAGGTTAtcgaatatatacataggcTATAGGTATTATCCTATAATAATTGGAAACAATACAAACTcgggtattaaaatttatatgttttcgtCTAGAgaagtttttacttttcaatGATTCAATGTAAGGTaagattaggtacctacaactgAATTTTAATGAGATTAACAgtatctacattttatttagattgaacagattatattttaagctatagCATTTTAGgactattatttgattttcgtatgaagtattaagtattaattaaattgttttagtgtATAACTTCtaagaaatattatcttaaagttaaacatataatttaatgtttaatgcatttattttataatgagtaAAAAATGTGATTCCTCTGAGTATAGGCGCCCGCAAAATTTTTTCTAGGGGGGGACGTTAGGGTTTGaggagaaatattataatttttctattttaaaacaacaaccttttttattacaatcgtatataatatattttattatgttataactttcaactataggtacataagtataggtaaagttaactttattatttctcaATAAGAAATTGTATCGTCACGCATTTCTtccaaaatcaataattttgtcataaaattagttaggtacctagatattttatgatagagaatattatgtaggaaACTATTAAGCTATAGAAAAATctgatctaaaaataaatttatcaatcgactttaaataatctaatctaatgtttttataatggtgacctattattcatacaaccactttcaattttttatatagtaaatagtaatttatttaaaaaatttaatttaaaaaacattttggaaATCCGCGGTGGGAAAGGGAGACATGCTCCAGCTTGCCCTTTCCGGACACCTATGTCTCTGAGTTTTTCTTttgttacttatataaatctatCTCACCTTATACCATTTATTGTTCATGTTTGTTAACGGGCAATTCATAAGAACGTCATCTTGTTCGTCTATGACCAAAGATTCGTTTGCTATTGAAACAGCCGAttcaactataattaaattcaagtaCATCAGTAAGTACGTATAGATTTCCACGAGCGAATACAAAAGTATGATATGAAAActtggtataaataatattacctttaacaacgatattatagtttttctcGATCTCCCCGGCTTCGTTTGAAGCTCGACAAGTGTACACGTTTGAATCGCTTAGCGAAGCGTCGTAAATAATCAGTCTAAGGATGTCGTTTATGACTAAAATATGATCTAAGACAagatatttaatcattagaAATAGTGTTTTgtactgatttaaaaaataatgtattatatatatactactatgTACTTGCCGTTGTAATGCGAGATAGGAGAACCGTTCATGAACCAAATCATTTTTGGGGCAGGTACTCCGTAACCCGTACACGTCATTGAATAATCTCCACCTTCGGGTAATACCACGGTTACATTTTCGTTTCCCTCAGAAATCATTGGCTTGGCTAAgagtaagaaaaaataaagcaTATTGACAACTGACAAGATATaccactatacatttttaatatacataaatattacattaacagGTGGGTAATTTAATTTCGATACCTACGTAAATCATTGTATTTGTTTCTGTATTTACgcttacctaaataaaaaccGAGCGAACCAGCAGAGGTATAATGATTAAagagtaattaaattactcgaaaagtaggtatatatcttATTAGAGTAAGtgggtttatattttataagaacattttatgggactgaaaataaataaatctgttacttttgtaaaattaaaaatataaaggtaaAGTGGATTAATTAACAATCaggaaaatttattgtaaaaattgttcaaacaAAGTATTCAGTTATCattgataaattgttttatttaaataacacgaACGTACAAACGTATTTGTGATTGTAcacttgaaataaaaaatggccacgatttattttaactgtgaTCTCATTAGTGATTAtatggtaatttttattaaaatgtcggACATTTTTACCGtcgttaacaattttaatatactgttCAAATTTCGTTATAGTAATATTCATCAATGTGTATAAATTGCACTctctttttcaaatattaatgcaGTTTGATCTATTGAATTCCGTGtgaacatttacatttaattttaatagatatatcgACGGCTTCTATTTTCATGGGTAAATTCTAAGTTTtggctaaaaaaataataactagtttgttattcaaaaaacttacctataatagttaatggagtatacatttttatcatcatgttaacataattgatttaaaattataaccctACTGTCATTTGTCAAAACCTAGTaggtgattaaaatataaatctagattcgaagaataattattattcatcatttacataacaataatatatggactcggttattaaattatattgttatacaaacatacgtgatacgtaattaaaaaattgtatatactgAAAACAACAATACACTTtatggataatttattatgaaaaaatgtgttatgcaTATAAGTTATGACCGGtcgatgatttaaattatttattcatttttaattgatacgTACTATATTCGTATAATTAATAGGCACCGATTCTGTGGTAATAGattgacaatatttaagttgtgaatttaattacataatatgattaggtattaggtaccAGTTAATGTTCAGAGAAGAGTTAACGTTggttgtataaaatgtgtttcttGTCAACATACGTAATTTGAGATCaggatattgtttttttaaatgataaaaaatatctctACCATGTATtgcaatgaatataaaaaaaaaatttatatgtgGGTTAACTAGAAGCCcatcataggtacctatgtggAAAACAATTTCACAaatttttagtacatattattataaaataattttctggaAAGTGCAGTCTacacaaagtaaaaaaaattaattctaaaaattaattttgatttaatttgaattcaaaggTCATTGCCAGTGACCACACTTTGAATTTGCCGACgatgtatgtttaatatgaatcttaatgtattattataatattatatcatgtaatattatgtctgaccataaacctacctataaacttttcagtttttcaattttttttagtttaaattcaatactttattaaatcattattactgaatttaaaaactttagtaAACAATCAGcacactacataatatacaaaattaataaacgatGTACAGATTGTGTATTATCGTTTATAtactgtgtatataataaaggtaaaaaatatttactgtttttaaactcttataaaattgaactaaactaaatcatatatattcaattttataatacaacatttaattaattttaaataactatcattatttaaatttaaatttaatagtgtaCAAACTATCTTgcttataggtacctaaaatatcattaccatatattaatgtaaagaTTCCCTCATTATTTTACTATCCATAaagtgtaattttactgtcttcattttttaaggtaataataagcataatataatgtattataacctacattgtttttgtatcacatatgtatataatttcatataatatagttagatagattaataactatgattcgttttacatattatagtgacGTTAGTTGTTGATTCGGAATAGCCAGCAATATTTTTTGCACCACATGTGTAAGTTCCAGCATGCTGGAATGTTATGTTGCTTATGACTAATTCAATTTCTGAACTCTGGctgaaattaatttgaaattttttttttacaaataagaatttttatcgATTAACACTATCAAtactacattaattatatccaATACCTAAAGTTCCAAGCTTGTTGAGGGTAATTTAATGACTTCCAGGTAACTGTGATTGGGACCAAAGACTCGACATGACAATTGATATGTAATTCATCGCCAACTACTCCGATCACcctttttgttgtaattatatacggtatatctatttataatatgtataatatactaaattgtaCATTCTGTAGACGTACGGTATTAATTTACAGtaagttgattaaaataataaatgcatgatgtttataatataactataatttaccaGGTTCATTGGGAATAATGCTAGTTTTAGTAATGCGCttgaagtaattattataactgttcATACcaattacctaaataaaacGAGAGAACAATAAGTTAGtagatttaaacataaaatattatatacaaacaatattttttttaaacacaatacaatttaaaattattttaaataggtctTATTAATggctatattatttagtactcTAACGAGCAAATCGTTTTAATTAgaagtatttttagtattttcgtTATGTCAAcgacataatactataatcggcattagtatatatatatacataacgtcattaaaataatataatattaaataatattgaattattaatatttcaaaattgtatcattttaacgaaaataatacGTTCTTTGTTATATTgagttaaaaaacaatttttcgtaTCTATATcaatttagattctgaacgaagtgaatgaaaaaagaattgattttacaacgATCCTGGGTTTATTTTTGTCtgcttatatacatatatatatatacgcattaAAAAGTCGAAATAAtactttgaatttataatttgcacttaagaa
Proteins encoded in this region:
- the LOC114127273 gene encoding kynurenine aminotransferase-like; protein product: MIILGIRSHIFPTITNCLLKKRLSTSVNMTSKIMDKFKLPSRHEPGVYNVWIEFSQLAVTTKCLNLGQGFPDYDPPSIFSNFLSEVATEKNSYFNQYTRGFGHMRLVRALSNLYSQLINRKIDPVNEILVTVGAYEALYCAIQSNIEEGDEAIIIEPFYDCYEPIVRTAGGVPRFIPLRNTKPNASLPKANDWKLDPEELASLFNSKTKLIIINTPHNPLGKVFDYDELTMIANLAKKHNVLVISDEVYEWLVYEPAKHIRMATLPDMWERTITIGSAGKTFSMTGWKLGWAYGPANFIQNMCVVHQTAIYTCATTVQEATARGFEHEINALNTPQSYFQSMSKELKPKMQYLFKTLQDNGLKPIMPDGGYFMISNWTNFENKLDLSSETDKYKDFRFVKWLSKNVKLQGIPFSAFYSEPHKNMAEDYLRFCFFKKDETLKKAEEILTTWTRNLLSKQKSKL
- the LOC114127274 gene encoding hemicentin-1-like, which codes for MNWLVSLTIVCLAVQCGTAVVQYPEDDLYSSLAFVFDTTGSMANDYYQLKSHAESIMNYVLARNNSDIKHFVFVPFNDPDVGPVTETFDPKVIMYKLNQVKIDGGKDCPEMGITAVIEALKVVKPNSYIYVFTDAPPKDSRLVYEALDLIQRKQSQVVILRTDHGCVSTDTSYENIASLGSGNVFDIKKGDISKILNFVKTSMDTNRVNLMSVNIPKKQLKPSPQKLTIDESIKNLQVSVSGLNSNIDVVNPIGKKMDEANGLITDLNLKNVKIINILEPMPGEWTLYITSESSHEIRACGISTKNFDFGFAIGKPKNMSQTSHRPLKGAKNYILVDCPDVKKFITCKIQDLRSDGRTEALPILVFGKNLLLCGPFIPNNNPFYVQVIGMNSYNNYFKRITKTSIIPNEPDIPYIITTKRVIGVVGDELHINCHVESLVPITVTWKSLNYPQQAWNFSQSSEIELVISNITFQHAGTYTCGAKNIAGYSESTTNVTIISKPMISEGNENVTVVLPEGGDYSMTCTGYGVPAPKMIWFMNGSPISHYNDHILVINDILRLIIYDASLSDSNVYTCRASNEAGEIEKNYNIVVKVESAVSIANESLVIDEQDDVLMNCPLTNMNNKWYKDGVNINDLVYKRADEQHFRQKKSSLKIYELDELDGGVYTCMSNNETYSFHLQVAFAPYFVKYQPETMMIGRNETVVFDCKAKGFPKPKVLWRKLESSLPITQWTLKDTEYLENKQILKIHSVDWIHNGTYTCIVKNKLGIEKRHFELYVF